From a single Adhaeribacter swui genomic region:
- a CDS encoding c-type cytochrome has translation MFKPTLTKYLLAASLGTCALSSYVSVTDTASFLQDGGRWVAPPSADQIKNPYPVEPLTLTQGEELFVMYCAPCHGENGYGDGAAGGAMGVKPANFHSPVVQKQKDGALFWKLSEGRGNMPPFKESLSEEQRWQLVAYLRKLGETVDNSAAATAATPANSTNAKTATSPAAIPATANKTSTAQTKSPEPKQNIAPSTPPTSAKTNTPAAEATKDGPEIKTPTSLRPDIKVSHVMKIGPSAIRLFRHPKTGDFWYNTFEGDVYNIGNLEKKGTKPQKIFTAAEHGITRLQGAAFHNNSLFLCGNTSVNNGKGTTGRMVRYDLGANGKSTMTEVFNTVEYGTNATTFDHGWNALEVSPDGKYIYVNTGARTDHGEVQDNRGAYPNARDNALTAKIYRFPINAKNLLLPDDVQKLKADGYLFAEGVRNAFDMAFDPNGNLFGVSNSPDYDAPEDMFWLRQGHHYGFPWVFGGIDNPQQYPGWNPSPETDPFIGKNAHAWIVKYFHDDPTFPKPPAGVKFTPGVQNLGPAANEYRDVASGKVTDGDLTGQTVSTFNAHSSPLALFFDTKKVLADEFKGDGFVMRYTGGGRAGANNLLRKEGRDLLHLKLTYDPATDNYFVKTYRLVENFNAPVDAVLVGNDVYIMEYAGQSDANIWKITLPKGSKTSAQQTSMK, from the coding sequence ATGTTTAAGCCAACTTTAACTAAGTACTTATTAGCCGCCAGTTTAGGCACCTGCGCGCTTTCTTCTTACGTATCCGTTACGGATACTGCTTCGTTTTTACAGGATGGGGGCAGATGGGTAGCGCCTCCTTCGGCTGATCAAATTAAAAATCCTTATCCCGTAGAACCGCTTACCTTAACGCAGGGCGAAGAATTGTTTGTGATGTATTGCGCTCCATGCCACGGCGAGAATGGTTACGGCGATGGTGCCGCCGGAGGTGCCATGGGAGTTAAGCCGGCTAACTTTCATTCGCCGGTAGTACAAAAACAAAAGGACGGCGCTTTGTTCTGGAAATTATCGGAGGGTCGGGGCAACATGCCACCGTTTAAAGAATCTTTATCGGAAGAACAAAGATGGCAACTGGTCGCGTACTTGCGCAAGCTCGGTGAAACTGTCGATAACTCAGCGGCGGCTACGGCAGCTACTCCTGCAAATTCTACAAACGCTAAAACAGCTACTAGCCCAGCCGCAATACCAGCAACCGCTAACAAAACAAGCACAGCTCAGACAAAATCCCCGGAACCCAAGCAAAACATAGCTCCTTCTACTCCACCGACTTCTGCGAAAACAAATACACCGGCTGCCGAAGCCACCAAAGATGGACCGGAAATTAAAACCCCGACTTCGCTCCGGCCCGACATTAAAGTTTCGCATGTAATGAAGATTGGCCCATCGGCTATCCGTTTGTTCCGGCACCCAAAAACCGGCGATTTCTGGTACAATACCTTCGAGGGTGACGTATATAACATTGGAAACCTGGAAAAGAAAGGAACTAAACCACAGAAAATATTTACCGCTGCGGAGCATGGCATTACTCGTTTACAGGGCGCGGCTTTCCATAATAACAGCTTGTTTTTGTGCGGAAATACCAGCGTAAACAATGGCAAAGGCACTACCGGTCGCATGGTTCGCTACGATTTAGGTGCTAATGGCAAATCCACGATGACAGAGGTGTTTAACACCGTAGAGTACGGCACCAATGCTACCACCTTCGACCACGGCTGGAATGCATTGGAAGTAAGCCCTGATGGGAAATATATTTACGTAAACACCGGCGCCCGTACCGACCACGGCGAAGTACAGGATAACCGCGGCGCCTACCCGAATGCCCGCGACAATGCCTTAACGGCGAAAATTTACCGTTTCCCGATTAATGCAAAAAATTTATTATTACCCGACGATGTACAAAAATTAAAAGCCGATGGGTATCTTTTTGCCGAAGGCGTACGGAATGCTTTTGATATGGCATTTGACCCGAATGGTAATTTATTTGGCGTATCCAACTCCCCGGATTATGATGCACCCGAAGATATGTTCTGGCTGCGCCAAGGCCATCATTATGGCTTTCCGTGGGTGTTTGGGGGCATCGATAATCCGCAGCAATATCCCGGTTGGAACCCAAGTCCCGAAACCGATCCGTTTATCGGCAAAAATGCCCATGCCTGGATTGTAAAATACTTCCACGACGATCCTACTTTCCCGAAACCACCGGCTGGGGTTAAGTTTACCCCGGGCGTACAAAACCTGGGCCCTGCCGCTAACGAATACCGCGACGTGGCGTCCGGTAAAGTAACCGACGGCGATTTAACCGGCCAAACCGTAAGTACCTTTAATGCCCACAGCTCGCCTTTAGCCTTATTTTTCGATACCAAAAAAGTATTAGCCGATGAATTTAAAGGCGATGGCTTTGTGATGCGCTACACCGGCGGAGGGAGAGCCGGAGCCAATAATTTACTCCGGAAAGAAGGCCGGGATTTATTGCATTTAAAATTAACTTACGACCCCGCCACCGATAACTACTTTGTAAAAACTTACCGTTTGGTCGAAAACTTTAATGCGCCAGTGGATGCGGTACTGGTGGGTAACGATGTGTACATTATGGAATACGCCGGCCAATCCGACGCCAACATCTGGAAAATCACTTTACCTAAAGGCTCTAAAACCAGCGCCCAGCAAACTTCTATGAAGTAA
- the bla gene encoding subclass B1 metallo-beta-lactamase — MLKYLSVLVFSCILLSCQSAKNHESDKSFTSENLKILKIGDQVYQHTSYLNTESFGKVDCNGMIVFSGKEAVIFNTTTSDATSAELINWVKNTLGCQIKAVIPTHFHADCLGGLAEFHRQSIPSYANNTTIQLAEAKNITVPKNGFTGLLHLQVGHKKVLTEFIGEGHTPDNVIGYFPEEKIMFGGCLIKEVGAGKGNLEDANVTAWPTTVNQLKTKYPDVKLIVPGHGKNGGPELLDYTVKLFSAQ, encoded by the coding sequence ATGTTGAAGTATCTTTCCGTTCTAGTATTCAGTTGTATTTTGCTTAGTTGCCAATCCGCTAAAAACCACGAGAGCGACAAAAGCTTTACTTCCGAAAATTTAAAAATTTTAAAAATTGGGGACCAAGTTTACCAACACACCTCGTACCTGAATACCGAGAGTTTCGGTAAAGTAGATTGCAACGGTATGATAGTTTTTTCGGGGAAAGAAGCCGTAATTTTCAACACAACCACCAGCGATGCTACTTCGGCGGAGCTTATAAATTGGGTAAAAAATACATTAGGCTGCCAGATTAAAGCAGTCATTCCCACGCACTTTCACGCAGATTGTCTTGGTGGTTTAGCAGAGTTTCATCGGCAAAGCATACCTTCTTACGCCAATAACACCACTATTCAGTTAGCAGAAGCAAAAAATATAACTGTGCCGAAAAACGGCTTTACCGGTTTACTACATTTGCAAGTAGGCCATAAAAAAGTACTCACGGAGTTTATCGGTGAAGGCCACACCCCGGATAATGTGATTGGTTATTTTCCGGAAGAAAAAATCATGTTTGGGGGCTGCTTAATTAAAGAAGTAGGAGCCGGCAAAGGCAACCTGGAAGACGCCAATGTAACCGCTTGGCCCACTACGGTCAACCAACTCAAAACTAAATATCCCGATGTAAAACTAATCGTGCCCGGCCACGGCAAAAACGGTGGTCCGGAATTGCTGGATTATACCGTTAAACTTTTCTCGGCGCAGTAA
- a CDS encoding PepSY-like domain-containing protein, whose translation MQANSFLFSTVIASFLFFSCDKEEAVKETALPAAAKTYITTHFPNTGITSVIKDKEINKTTYDVVLQDGTSLDFTKDGDCTEVDGHNKKIPDTVVPAKILQYVQTTYPTDYIVSWEKDGAEQDVDLGSNVELKFDKDSNFLRVDD comes from the coding sequence ATGCAAGCTAATTCATTTTTATTCAGCACCGTAATTGCCTCTTTCTTGTTCTTTAGTTGCGATAAAGAAGAAGCCGTAAAAGAAACCGCATTACCCGCTGCCGCCAAAACCTATATCACTACCCACTTTCCTAATACTGGTATTACGTCGGTAATAAAAGATAAAGAAATTAACAAAACCACCTACGATGTAGTTTTGCAAGACGGTACCAGTTTAGATTTTACCAAAGACGGTGATTGCACCGAAGTAGATGGCCACAACAAAAAAATCCCGGACACAGTGGTTCCAGCTAAAATTTTACAATACGTGCAAACTACTTATCCTACGGATTATATTGTGAGCTGGGAAAAAGACGGAGCCGAGCAGGACGTAGACCTGGGCAGTAATGTAGAATTGAAGTTTGACAAGGATAGTAATTTTTTGCGGGTGGATGACTAA
- a CDS encoding Crp/Fnr family transcriptional regulator yields MIKKKENLLINGQVCRANYFVEQGCLRLYFTNDQGVEQTTQFAIENWWLSDYSSYATQQPSTFGIQAVENSRIMAISWQAQETLLKQLPILEKYFRLVYQKAYAAYQWRIKYIYDYSKEEMYHQFLKNYPEFVQRVPQYLLASFLGFTPEYLSEIRKKSIS; encoded by the coding sequence GTGATTAAAAAGAAAGAAAATCTTTTGATAAACGGTCAGGTTTGTCGCGCTAATTATTTTGTGGAGCAGGGTTGTTTGCGGCTCTATTTTACGAACGATCAAGGGGTGGAACAAACCACGCAATTTGCCATTGAGAATTGGTGGCTCTCGGATTATTCTTCGTATGCCACACAGCAGCCAAGTACTTTCGGCATCCAGGCGGTTGAAAACTCTCGAATCATGGCGATTAGCTGGCAGGCGCAGGAAACTCTTTTAAAGCAGCTGCCGATCCTGGAGAAATACTTCCGGTTGGTCTATCAAAAAGCTTACGCGGCTTACCAATGGCGCATTAAATACATTTACGATTACTCCAAAGAAGAAATGTACCACCAGTTTTTAAAGAATTACCCGGAGTTTGTGCAACGGGTACCGCAGTATTTACTAGCCTCCTTTTTAGGTTTTACGCCGGAGTACTTAAGCGAAATCCGGAAGAAAAGCATTTCTTAA
- a CDS encoding GntR family transcriptional regulator yields the protein MELLDRIVEHSTVPKYIQVVNAVIADIESGILKHGQRIPSINETSEMYYLSRDTVEKAYKELREKGIITSVRGKGNYICQYFSTDKIRVLLLFNKLSAYKKTVYYSLLKSFGEDAIVDLHIHHYNGKICENLILENLGKYHYFVVMPHFFEHTDTIMQTLHKIPPHKLVLLDKNLAQYTGECAAVYQDFERDIYSALHSGIDLLYKYQRLVLVFPKDLNYPPEIVKGFQRFCQETSFEYSVIDGIDDECVTTKTAFIVLEESDLVDLIKQSRMENWELGKDIGIISYNETPLKEILANGITVISTDHAKMGETAAYMMLHKRKGKVINPFTLIRRNSL from the coding sequence ATGGAATTACTGGATCGCATTGTAGAACACTCTACCGTTCCGAAATACATTCAGGTGGTAAATGCAGTAATTGCGGATATTGAATCCGGTATTTTAAAGCATGGCCAGCGCATTCCCTCCATTAACGAAACCAGCGAAATGTATTACCTTTCGCGCGATACCGTAGAAAAAGCCTACAAAGAATTACGCGAAAAAGGCATTATTACCAGCGTGCGGGGTAAAGGCAATTACATTTGCCAGTATTTTTCTACGGATAAAATTAGGGTGCTGCTGCTTTTTAATAAACTCAGCGCTTACAAAAAAACTGTGTATTACTCGCTCTTAAAATCTTTCGGCGAAGATGCCATCGTGGATTTGCACATTCACCACTACAACGGTAAAATCTGCGAAAACCTGATTCTGGAGAACTTGGGCAAATACCATTACTTTGTGGTAATGCCGCACTTTTTCGAGCACACCGACACCATTATGCAAACCCTGCATAAAATTCCGCCGCATAAATTGGTGTTGTTGGATAAAAATTTAGCCCAATACACCGGCGAGTGCGCCGCCGTTTACCAAGATTTTGAACGCGATATTTACAGCGCCCTGCACTCCGGCATTGATTTATTATATAAGTACCAGCGCTTGGTTTTGGTTTTCCCGAAAGATTTAAACTACCCGCCCGAAATTGTAAAAGGCTTTCAACGTTTTTGTCAGGAAACTTCTTTCGAGTATTCGGTGATTGATGGTATTGACGATGAGTGCGTTACCACCAAAACCGCTTTTATTGTGCTGGAAGAATCGGACCTGGTGGATTTAATTAAACAAAGCCGGATGGAAAATTGGGAATTAGGCAAGGACATTGGCATTATCTCGTACAACGAAACCCCATTGAAAGAAATACTGGCTAACGGCATTACAGTAATCTCTACGGATCACGCCAAAATGGGCGAAACCGCCGCTTACATGATGCTGCACAAACGCAAAGGCAAAGTCATTAATCCGTTTACTTTAATCCGCCGCAATTCTTTGTAG
- the rhaM gene encoding L-rhamnose mutarotase — MQRFAFKMRLKPGYVTEYQKRHQAIWPELVQLLKEAGISDYSIFLDEETNTLFAVQKQAGQSSQDLGTHPVVQKWWAYMADLMDTNPDNSPVSVPLREVFWLA; from the coding sequence ATGCAGCGATTTGCTTTTAAGATGAGGCTAAAGCCCGGTTATGTTACCGAATACCAAAAACGGCACCAGGCCATTTGGCCGGAATTAGTGCAACTTTTAAAAGAAGCCGGCATCAGCGATTATTCTATTTTTCTGGATGAAGAAACCAACACCTTGTTTGCGGTACAAAAACAAGCGGGCCAATCGTCGCAGGATTTAGGAACGCACCCGGTGGTGCAAAAGTGGTGGGCCTACATGGCCGATCTGATGGATACCAATCCGGATAATTCCCCGGTATCAGTGCCGTTGCGGGAAGTATTTTGGTTAGCGTAA
- a CDS encoding outer membrane beta-barrel protein, which produces MKKHLLILFSCIIYHSGVAQTNAEVNPVRQRVHYGFKVGLNYANMNFNKGYPTPATPVKASWRPGFLLGFFLEVPLPYNFSLQQEYLYTQINGTHQGLQTQYGHSYLSLPLLLKYRLLPKVVIMAGPQFELLIAAQEKANGQTTNTTHETEERSIGFTAGLGFRVSKFLSLNARFMHGFNHIGITQRTNALEYKYELLQIATDFRF; this is translated from the coding sequence ATGAAAAAACATTTACTAATTTTATTCTCTTGCATTATTTATCATTCAGGAGTAGCTCAAACGAATGCGGAGGTAAACCCTGTTAGGCAGAGGGTGCATTATGGCTTTAAAGTTGGTCTGAACTACGCCAACATGAATTTTAATAAAGGCTACCCCACCCCTGCTACTCCGGTTAAGGCTTCTTGGCGACCGGGTTTTCTGCTTGGCTTTTTCTTAGAGGTTCCTTTGCCATATAATTTTTCGCTGCAACAAGAGTATTTGTATACGCAAATCAACGGCACGCACCAAGGCTTGCAAACGCAATACGGCCACAGCTACTTGTCTTTGCCCTTGTTGCTGAAGTACCGGCTTTTGCCCAAAGTAGTAATTATGGCGGGACCGCAGTTTGAATTATTGATTGCTGCCCAAGAAAAAGCGAACGGCCAAACTACCAACACAACCCACGAAACAGAAGAACGAAGTATTGGCTTTACCGCCGGGTTAGGATTTCGGGTAAGTAAATTTTTAAGTTTAAACGCCCGCTTTATGCATGGTTTTAACCACATCGGCATTACTCAAAGAACAAACGCGCTGGAATATAAATACGAATTATTGCAAATAGCCACCGATTTTCGTTTCTGA
- a CDS encoding carboxymuconolactone decarboxylase family protein produces the protein MNTRVNINEAEPQALKAMYGLEHYVRSSGLSKTHQELIKVRASQINGCAYCLNMHTKDALKQGETPQRLFLLNAWKEAGLFTEEEKIILALTEEVTLIYQGGVQPATYQKAEQLLGKNYLAQVVMAIITINAWNRIAITSELPLE, from the coding sequence ATGAACACCAGAGTAAACATTAACGAAGCCGAACCCCAGGCTTTAAAAGCCATGTACGGCTTAGAACATTACGTACGCAGTTCCGGATTATCTAAAACACATCAGGAGCTAATTAAAGTAAGGGCTTCGCAAATAAATGGCTGTGCGTATTGTTTAAATATGCACACCAAAGATGCCCTGAAGCAAGGCGAAACCCCGCAGCGCCTGTTCCTGCTAAATGCCTGGAAAGAAGCCGGTTTATTTACCGAAGAAGAAAAAATTATCTTGGCTTTAACGGAGGAAGTTACCTTGATTTACCAGGGTGGAGTGCAGCCTGCTACCTACCAAAAAGCTGAGCAGCTCCTGGGTAAAAATTATTTAGCGCAAGTAGTAATGGCCATTATAACCATCAACGCCTGGAACCGGATTGCTATTACGTCGGAGTTGCCGCTAGAATAA
- a CDS encoding amidohydrolase family protein: MKKLAIYLCSLFLLLGCSKPNPDTASYQAFTGATIIDGNGAEPILNGVLLIRNGRVLAVGTQAAIEIPENAAVQDVKGKFIMPGIINAHGHVGDVKGIEPGHYSTQNLLDNLGIYARYGITTVVSLGGDKKEAEPLRAVHDTTSTQRARLYIAGEVITGKSPAEAVAVVNQNHQMGVDFMKIRVDDQLGTAPRMPAEIYRAVIDRSHQLGYKIATHMYSLADARSLLDAGSDLMAHSVRDQPVDAAFIQLMKKKNVAYCPTLTRELSTFVYGDTAIFFKDPFFQREYDNAVIQPLLDPARQQQMRESKSAQTYKKQLPVAMANLKTLSDQGVPIVFGTDSGMPARFMGYFEHLEMAMMAEAGLSPAQIVASATKNAAQYMGLKNVGTLAKGNWADFLILDENPLTDIRNTQKLNKVYIGGKEVKK; the protein is encoded by the coding sequence ATGAAAAAATTGGCTATTTACTTATGTTCGTTGTTTTTGCTTTTAGGCTGCTCTAAACCCAATCCGGATACGGCCTCTTACCAAGCCTTTACCGGCGCAACTATAATTGATGGCAACGGGGCAGAACCTATTTTAAACGGTGTTTTACTTATCCGTAATGGGCGGGTATTGGCGGTTGGTACCCAGGCCGCGATTGAGATTCCGGAAAATGCTGCGGTTCAGGATGTAAAAGGCAAATTTATTATGCCGGGCATTATTAATGCGCACGGGCACGTAGGCGATGTAAAAGGCATTGAACCCGGCCATTATTCCACGCAAAATTTGCTGGATAATTTAGGCATTTACGCCCGCTATGGCATAACTACAGTAGTAAGTCTGGGGGGCGATAAAAAAGAAGCGGAACCTTTGCGGGCTGTGCACGATACCACCTCTACGCAACGGGCGCGGCTGTATATTGCCGGCGAAGTAATTACCGGAAAATCGCCCGCCGAAGCGGTAGCGGTAGTAAATCAAAATCACCAAATGGGAGTAGATTTCATGAAAATCCGGGTAGATGACCAGCTCGGTACCGCTCCCAGAATGCCCGCAGAAATTTACCGGGCCGTAATCGACCGGTCGCACCAACTCGGCTATAAAATTGCGACCCACATGTATTCCCTGGCGGATGCCCGTAGTTTGCTGGATGCCGGTTCAGATTTAATGGCTCATAGCGTACGCGACCAGCCCGTAGATGCTGCCTTTATTCAGCTTATGAAAAAGAAAAACGTAGCCTACTGCCCTACCCTTACCCGCGAGCTTTCTACGTTTGTGTACGGCGATACCGCAATTTTTTTTAAAGATCCCTTCTTTCAGCGCGAATACGATAATGCGGTTATTCAACCTTTACTGGATCCCGCACGCCAGCAGCAGATGCGCGAAAGCAAAAGCGCCCAAACGTATAAAAAACAACTGCCCGTAGCTATGGCAAATTTAAAAACCTTAAGCGATCAGGGAGTTCCCATTGTATTTGGCACCGATAGCGGTATGCCTGCCCGGTTTATGGGCTACTTTGAACACCTGGAAATGGCCATGATGGCCGAAGCCGGACTATCCCCAGCTCAAATTGTTGCCTCCGCTACTAAAAATGCAGCACAATACATGGGCTTAAAAAATGTAGGCACTTTAGCAAAGGGCAACTGGGCTGATTTTTTAATTCTGGACGAAAATCCACTAACCGATATCCGGAATACTCAAAAGCTGAATAAGGTGTACATCGGCGGGAAAGAAGTTAAAAAATAA
- a CDS encoding DUF4269 domain-containing protein: MDFTDITYLQHGSPAQQQAYRILTNYQLLDILAGFTPVLVGTFPLDIQVPGSDLDVICYCPNIELFKSVIQHNFAECANFTLREKDIKDELTVIANFTIEDLPVEIFGQNKPVAEQLAFRHMQIEYQILLEKGNSFKQHVRRLKAQGFKTEPAFCQLLDLPGDPYQTLLNFKI; encoded by the coding sequence ATGGATTTTACTGATATAACCTATTTACAACACGGTTCGCCGGCACAACAGCAAGCCTACCGCATTTTAACCAATTACCAACTCCTGGATATATTAGCCGGGTTTACGCCCGTTCTGGTAGGTACTTTTCCGTTAGATATTCAAGTGCCTGGCAGCGATCTGGATGTAATTTGTTATTGCCCCAATATCGAGCTATTCAAATCGGTAATCCAGCACAACTTTGCGGAATGCGCTAATTTTACTTTGAGGGAAAAAGATATTAAGGATGAACTTACGGTTATAGCGAATTTTACCATCGAAGATTTGCCGGTCGAAATTTTTGGTCAGAATAAACCCGTGGCGGAGCAATTGGCTTTTCGGCATATGCAGATAGAATATCAGATTCTTCTGGAAAAAGGCAATTCCTTCAAGCAGCATGTGCGTCGATTAAAAGCACAAGGCTTTAAAACGGAACCTGCCTTTTGTCAATTGCTTGACTTACCTGGCGATCCTTACCAAACGCTGCTTAATTTTAAAATATAA
- a CDS encoding c-type cytochrome has product MNKSKSGLKLLLTVSVSLFIGTSCRNAKEAETKAQSVAAATAVPTAATAEAVANPKVDKLKLPTGYKAEHLYSPSENKQGSWVAMAFDDKGRLITSDQYGSLYRMEITPMGKAGGKPKVERLNVGIDNSVNADTTKPKVGMGYAQGLLYAFNSLYVMINHNSNKEFEKGSGLYRLQDTNNDDQYDKITLLKELKGEGEHGPHSIKLSPDGKSLYVVAGNFTDNPGMNAYRIPKVWGEDNLIPLIPDPRGHATDRMAPAGWIAKVDPTGQNWEMIGAGLRNTYDIDFNEDGELFAYDSDMEWDFGMPWYKPTRILHVTSGSEFGWRRGNVSWSPSFADALPAVLNIGQGSPTNFMSGRNAKFPEKYRRAMYAFDWSFGIIYAVHLEPKGATYTATAEEFISGSPLPLTDGTIGPDGAMYFLTGGRRIDSDLYRVYYTGNEPTNTTIASKLTSETKQLQETRKKLEAYHTGAQAGAVEFAWPYLKDNDRFIRYAARVAVEHQPVAQWQQKALTEKDPVIATQAALALARNGEKSVKSQILANLMKVNYGQLTEQQQLDLVRAIEVTLARMGKPDAAQAAKLNTYLSAHYPAQNSNELNRQLCKVLVYIDSPTVVPKTLALYEQAKDDNSSQKNFTESSDLILRNPQYGLDIANMLAKIPPAQQMFYATALSEAKKGWTPALRDKYFSWFASAFKNYAGGRSFVGFLDRARKIALQNVPKDKTEYYNQLSGNALLTSSGLDMAVTAVQPKGPGRNWNMEEAVAAVQGKLENRNFEQGKAMFAASMCASCHNMRGEGGSVGPDLTQLGTRFSVNDMLESIIEPSKYVSDQYASTVFYLKDGSSVLGRLVNETGDKYSISQNPFAPDMLRDIPKKDVVNTKISNVSIMMPGMINRLNEEELKDLIAYLMAGGNKEHTVFASKK; this is encoded by the coding sequence ATGAATAAAAGTAAATCCGGTTTAAAATTATTACTCACCGTATCGGTTTCGTTATTTATTGGTACTTCGTGCCGGAATGCCAAAGAAGCCGAGACCAAAGCACAGTCAGTTGCAGCGGCAACCGCGGTACCTACTGCCGCCACCGCCGAGGCTGTGGCTAACCCCAAGGTAGATAAATTAAAATTGCCCACCGGCTATAAAGCCGAACACCTGTATAGCCCTTCGGAAAACAAGCAAGGTTCCTGGGTGGCCATGGCTTTCGACGATAAAGGTCGGTTAATCACTTCGGACCAGTACGGGTCTTTGTACCGCATGGAAATTACCCCAATGGGTAAGGCCGGCGGTAAACCCAAGGTAGAGCGGTTAAATGTAGGTATCGACAATTCAGTAAACGCCGATACCACCAAGCCTAAAGTGGGCATGGGTTATGCGCAAGGTTTGTTATATGCCTTTAACAGCCTGTACGTGATGATTAATCACAACAGCAACAAAGAATTTGAAAAAGGCAGTGGTTTGTACCGCCTGCAGGACACCAACAACGACGACCAGTATGATAAAATAACTTTACTCAAAGAACTGAAAGGCGAAGGCGAGCACGGTCCGCATAGTATTAAATTATCCCCGGATGGCAAATCGTTGTACGTGGTAGCCGGTAACTTTACCGATAACCCGGGCATGAATGCCTACCGCATCCCGAAGGTTTGGGGTGAGGACAACTTAATACCTTTAATTCCTGATCCACGCGGTCATGCTACTGACCGGATGGCCCCCGCCGGCTGGATTGCCAAAGTAGACCCAACCGGCCAAAACTGGGAAATGATTGGCGCTGGCTTACGGAACACTTACGACATTGACTTTAACGAAGACGGCGAATTGTTTGCTTACGACTCGGATATGGAGTGGGATTTTGGTATGCCCTGGTACAAACCAACCCGTATTTTGCACGTAACCAGCGGCTCCGAATTTGGCTGGCGCCGGGGTAACGTTTCCTGGTCACCAAGTTTTGCCGATGCTTTACCGGCCGTATTAAACATTGGTCAAGGATCGCCGACTAACTTTATGAGCGGCCGGAACGCGAAATTCCCGGAAAAATACCGCCGGGCCATGTACGCCTTCGACTGGAGCTTCGGGATTATCTACGCCGTGCATTTAGAACCCAAAGGTGCTACATATACTGCCACTGCCGAAGAATTTATTTCGGGTTCGCCGCTGCCTTTAACCGATGGTACCATTGGTCCGGATGGAGCCATGTATTTCTTAACCGGTGGGCGCCGCATTGATTCGGATTTGTACCGTGTTTATTATACTGGCAACGAGCCCACCAACACTACCATTGCAAGCAAATTAACCTCGGAAACCAAACAACTTCAGGAAACCCGCAAAAAGTTGGAAGCCTATCATACGGGTGCCCAAGCCGGAGCCGTAGAATTTGCCTGGCCGTATTTAAAAGACAACGACCGGTTTATCCGTTACGCCGCCCGCGTAGCCGTAGAGCACCAGCCAGTAGCGCAATGGCAGCAAAAAGCCTTGACCGAAAAAGATCCGGTAATTGCTACCCAAGCGGCTTTAGCTTTAGCCCGCAACGGCGAAAAATCGGTGAAAAGCCAGATTTTGGCTAATTTGATGAAAGTAAATTATGGCCAGTTAACGGAGCAGCAGCAATTAGATTTAGTGCGCGCCATCGAAGTAACTTTGGCCCGGATGGGTAAACCCGATGCCGCCCAGGCCGCTAAATTAAATACTTACCTGAGTGCCCATTATCCGGCGCAAAACAGCAACGAGCTGAATCGCCAGTTGTGTAAAGTTTTAGTGTACATTGATTCGCCAACCGTTGTGCCAAAAACTTTAGCCTTGTACGAACAAGCCAAAGACGATAACTCTAGCCAGAAAAACTTTACTGAGTCGTCCGATTTAATTTTACGGAACCCGCAGTATGGTTTAGATATTGCCAACATGCTGGCTAAAATTCCACCGGCTCAGCAAATGTTTTATGCTACCGCCTTAAGCGAAGCTAAAAAAGGCTGGACTCCGGCTTTGCGAGATAAATATTTCTCCTGGTTTGCTTCGGCATTTAAAAATTACGCCGGGGGCCGAAGCTTTGTCGGCTTCCTGGATAGAGCCCGGAAAATTGCTTTGCAAAACGTACCCAAAGATAAAACGGAGTACTATAACCAATTATCCGGTAACGCTTTACTTACCAGCTCCGGTTTAGATATGGCCGTAACGGCGGTACAACCAAAAGGACCTGGTCGTAACTGGAATATGGAAGAAGCCGTGGCGGCCGTACAAGGTAAATTAGAAAACCGCAACTTTGAGCAAGGCAAAGCCATGTTTGCAGCCAGTATGTGCGCTTCGTGCCATAATATGCGCGGCGAAGGTGGTTCGGTAGGTCCGGATTTAACCCAGCTGGGTACCCGTTTCTCCGTAAACGATATGCTGGAATCGATTATTGAACCCAGCAAATACGTATCAGATCAGTACGCTTCTACGGTGTTTTACCTGAAGGATGGTAGCTCGGTATTGGGCCGTTTGGTTAACGAAACCGGCGATAAATACTCGATTTCGCAGAACCCATTTGCCCCGGATATGCTCCGCGACATTCCGAAGAAAGACGTGGTAAACACGAAAATTTCAAATGTATCGATTATGATGCCCGGCATGATTAACCGCTTAAACGAAGAAGAATTAAAAGACTTAATCGCTTATTTAATGGCCGGCGGAAATAAAGAACATACCGTATTCGCTTCTAAGAAATAA